One region of Glycine max cultivar Williams 82 chromosome 9, Glycine_max_v4.0, whole genome shotgun sequence genomic DNA includes:
- the LOC100792084 gene encoding WRKY transcription factor 72B, which yields MSKISGPSGPDEIEEKRVTKEEKIKSAKTEMGEVKEENERLKMMLERVEKDYHSLQLRFFDIHHEDVSKKGLADSSTCHDHETEELVSLCLGRSPMVPKKEARIGNSNKLKEDVGPNLTLGLDSKHLLSMEVVSDFSPMNSSEQPKEAEEEVTLSTNQSAKVINVNDDMSDQMPAKRARVSVRARCDTPTMNDGCQWRKYGQKIAKRNPCPRAYYRCTVAPTCPVRRQVQRCAEDLSILITTYEGTHNHPLPVSATAMASTTSAAASMLLSGSSTSHHPTNHNSASFGNAPTTLQSGLSFSHQFDESRTKQVFSPPNHASLHMFPTITLDMTYSASNSSSLTQFHHRLPSTMASISNLKFSPASLSCSQDNNFIPSIWSKGGDTTTPPIIDKIPTRPVIKGNPYFQENFYQQSITNQTPFKEALAETITKAISTDPSLRSVIAAAVSSIVGNGSNSGNQEGAENVLGSGLNLKLGDHLQLASSNPLNQNGKGCLTGYFKSLSSKNSEAGNFIFLQPPLPFSFSKSGTNQLNHYVPEMNTHH from the exons ATGTCAAAAATTTCTGGTCCTAGTGGTCCAGATGAGATAGAAGAGAAGAGAGTAACAAAG gaagaaaaaatcaaatctgCTAAAACTGAGATGGGTGAGGTGAAGGAAGAAAATGAGAGATTGAAGATGATGCTGGAAAGAGTAGAAAAGGACTACCACTCCCTTCAACTCCGTTTCTTTGACATCCATCACGAAGATGTTTCAAAGAAGGGTTTAGCTGATTCTTCTACTTGCCATGATCATGAAACTGAAGAGCTTGTGTCACTTTGCCTTGGAAGGAGTCCAATGGTGCCTAAGAAGGAAGCAAGAATTGGAAACTCCAACAAACTAAAAGAAGATGTTGGACCCAACCTTACACTTGGATTAGACTCCAAACACCTTTTGTCAATGGAGGTTGTGTCTGATTTTAGTCCCATGAACAGCTCCGAACAACCAAAGGAAGCGGAAGAAGAGGTAACATTGTCAACAAATCAATCAGCAAAAGTGATAAATGTAAATGATGACATGTCAGATCAAATGCCAGCCAAGAGAGCCAGGGTATCTGTGAGAGCTAGATGTGATACTCCCACG ATGAATGATGGATGCCAGTGGAGGAAATATGGACAGAAGATAGCAAAGAGGAATCCTTGTCCAAGGGCATACTATCGTTGCACAGTTGCACCAACTTGCCCAGTCAGGAGGCAG GTGCAAAGGTGTGCTGAGGACTTGTCCATCTTAATCACCACATATGAAGGAACTCATAACCACCCTCTTCCAGTTTCAGCCACAGCCATGGCTTCAACCACTTCAGCTGCTGCTTCCATGCTGTTGTCAGGTTCTTCAACATCTCACCACCCAACAAACCACAATTCTGCATCTTTTGGAAATGCTCCTACCACACTACAAAGTGGTCTGAGTTTCAGTCACCAGTTTGATGAATCAAGAACCAAACAAGTTTTCTCACCCCCAAACCATGCTTCACTACACATGTTCCCAACAATCACTCTAGACATGACTTATTCAGCTTCTAATTCCTCCTCATTAACTCAATTCCATCATCGCTTACCTTCAACAATGGCATCAAtttcaaacttaaaattttctCCAGCTAGTCTCAGCTGTTCACAAGATAATAACTTCATACCCTCCATTTGGAGTAAGGGGGGTGACACTACAACACCACCAATAATTGACAAAATCCCCACTAGGCCAgttatcaagggaaatccatattTCCAAGAAAATTTCTACCAACAAAGCATAACAAACCAAACTCCTTTCAAAGAAGCTTTGGCAGAAACAATAACCAAAGCAATCAGCACAGACCCGAGTCTTCGTTCAGTAATAGCTGCTGCAGTTTCATCAATAGTGGGGAATGGATCAAACAGTGGGAACCAAGAAGGAGCAGAGAATGTTCTTGGTTCAGGGTTGAACTTAAAACTTGGGGATCATCTTCAATTGGCTTCATCCAATCCCTTGAACCAAAATGGGAAAGGGTGCTTAACAGGCTACTTCAAAAGTTTGTCCTCTAAGAATTCCGAGGCAGGaaacttcatttttctccaaccACCATTGCCATTTTCTTTCTCCAAGAGTGGCACAAATCAGCTCAACCATTATGTTCCAGAAATGAACACACATCATTag